The window AGAGTGCCTCTGTGCCTCTGCAGGTTTGCTTTTAACTCACTAAAACTTCCGTCATAGTGAAGGGAGGCAGGGGAAATTAAGTAAGGGACCAGTCCAACTTGTTATCCAGGACACGCATTTATTAAACTACTCAGAAATACTCTTAAGAATGCTGTTGAGAATTGACTTAAGAGACTGACATGAGTCAGTTAACCACGCACCAGTTGTCATAAAGAAATGGTCGCAACAAATAGGAAACTGCTTGTCTTACTATATGAATATAATGGATTATTTCAAACATTCTTCATTAAAAagactttattctttattgtgTTGAATGTGAACTTATCTTAAGAGTTTCACAATTTATTTGGACATCTCTCTGAGAATATTCATAGATAAGAAATCCTTTTCCATTACTGGTCCTTGCCTGgagtttgtattcatttttatatgtaaatattagaaTTTTAGCTCTACAGCtttcaggtcatgtgatcaaATTGACTCAAAATCAGTGTTGGATCATGTTACTCCACTGGCTGCATGAGAGACACctcttgtttttacatttgttcataatgttttattaattttcaaTAGCTTCTCAACAGCTTTAAACACAGTATCTCTGCTTTAAATATCCCACacttttatttagaaaacaggaagtcagtaCACGCTATAGCGTCTTCTATCTccgtgtgtttactgtaaagtcTGCAATACGGGTGCACTTGAAATGTTGGAGTGGCTCGCTCGGAGTCGCACTGTATCCGGAGCGAAGTAGAGGTTTACCCGAAGCGAATGTCGAATATCCAACTTAAAACTAACTTCACTGCGGTCGTTTCCTGCTGTGATATTTGAACAAGCATACAAGGTTCAGCCAACACGCAGGTGAGTGTTTGGAGACAGAAGTCATTGCCTATTAATAGTTATATTGAACCCTTTAGTGTTGTGAACAAATGAAGTCTTAAATGTGGTTTCTCTTATGTGTGAGCCCTGTAAGAGTAGAGTTGtaaactgcagttttcttttaacAATACTGCCTGTTTAGTGTAggttaaaatattacatttctttgGACAatgttttcaaatatatattcatattatctATTGAAGCTAACATGTCACTTTCAAACTCTGACATCAGGTCAAAATGAAGAGTCTGGTTGGGTATTGTTTGTTCACCTTGGCATTTCTTTTGAGCTTCACAGAACAGGctaaggtaaaaataaaaactatataaattCTCTCTTCAGTGTCTTCCCCCTATCTTTTCTTCAGTATaagtacaaaatataatatCTGTATTTTTGAGCTTGTTTACAGTAGATCATGTCTCACTTTAAAACTCTTCTCTTCTCACTGCTAGAAACCACAGGCAGCCGTTACTTCTCAAGGTACGGTGCATGTTATTATTGCTTACGGTATTCTTAAAAATTCATGTAATGTACGAATCATGAACAGTACAATCAATAATCTTGTTTTTCATCTTATCATTGCTGCCCTCAGGAACAGACTGCACACAGATTAAGGCTCTTTCACCACAAGCATCCAGTGGGGTTTATGTAATCCAGCCTCCTGGAGTCAAGACCCCATTTAAGgtattataaaacaaacatttatcttAGCTCAGTGTGAAATGGTCACCTCAGAATATGGTGCAACGCCTTGTCACATGAAGTGGAAATACGTGCCAGTGGATGTCAGTTTGTTAGTGTCATTCAGTTACGTAATGCCCCTGGCCTTAGAGTGGTTTACTGGTTTACTATTGGAAGTATTAAGTGTGCTAGTTAAGTGGACAAATACACTATGACAAAATCCAGGAATTAGTTTAATTATACTTGAGCAGTATACTTGAGCAATGGAATGTAAAATATAAGTCAATGTAAATTGTactaaataaaaagatgttagTACAATACTTTGTACTATAGTTGTGTtatgttcattgttttatttcagcataTGAATGACTGAAATCAATGAAGTCAAAGAGTGCTATAACGATAAGATTTTGGAAGGAAAAGCCAAGCAGCTGGTTTTCTATATTTGTATCttacatttcatatatttacTGAACTTCCTGCTCAGGTGTACTGTGAGATGCGATCAGATGGAGGCTGGACGGTGATGCAGAGACGCAGTGGCGGAGCGGTTTCCTTCGACAAGAAGTGGGCAGCATATAAAAATGGTTTTGGACACATGACACGTAAGTTGCTCAACTCATTAACCGCTCATGTCATGACTTGTTATTGCAATTGTATTGTGACAGTTATAAAAGAGGTTATGTTTGTTGAGTGGCAGCTAAGTCATGACTGACGTGCCCTAAGCATACAGTGAATATAAAGAGATCTTTGTATAACATATGGACGTACTAGATTAAGCATTCATTTTACTGCTTAGGTATAACGTTGCGATCATTTTTCCATCTTGAGATTGTCACATGCTCTCCTCCAGTGTGTTGGAGTAAAAAGTCAAAGGCAGACACATTCCAAAACTAATGTAACTAAAACTATTTGCTTTCCCTCACAGTATTGTGAGGGAAAGCACTGTGAATAAACATCCATTCCAGAAATTGTAAGCTTGAACTTTCATTTCCCTGAATTCTTGCCTGACTTACCTGCAGGTGACCTAAAAACCTTGCATCCTGCCGCAACTGTTATCATAAAGGTCTGAACACTTAGTCTCGGAACCATGGAAAGCTAACTTGTTTTTCGTGGCTTTGAAAAGTGCATCCTCCAAGTAGTTACATATACTGAAAAAGGAATTTGTTTAACACTGTAACCTGGTCAGAAAAAGTAATTCCTGTCCTTGTCCTTTGCTGATTCCATCAGAGGACCACTGGCTCGGTCTGAagaatgttttctgtctgaccaAGAACAAGACAAAGAAGTGGACCCTGAGGGTTGACCTGTGGGACCATGAAGGTGGCACTGCTCACGCCCTGTATAGAAACTTTAGATTGTCCAGTGAGAAAAAAGCTTTCAGACTGCATGTTGGAAAATACACTGGAAATGCAGGTAATAACTGCTCTTCATCTTTTCTCCATTGTTCATGTTTTCCAGTTTGCTTTTCACACAAATGTTAACCCATATTGCTTTCATGCTGGttagaaaagtattttttactGCATTACCTGTGTGCTGTTATTTGTACTTTTCTTATTTAGCTTTTAAACTATTTAGTGTCAAATTtgttaatataattataaaattaATTGTGAAATATACACAAAAGAATTAAGGTTTCATGATTTATCACTTGGAAACTGTCCCACTAAAAGTGGCTTGTTAATTTTTATCAGACTCAGTAATATTGTTAGTGCTCATGGTTCtcaaaaacagagacatttcaTTTGCTCCTTCAGCTTTAGTAAGATTGTGTAACTTTTGAAAGAGGAACCAATAGTTCCGTTCAATTTATTGCTCTCAGGACTTTTTACTGCTAAAGCCATACTTGATTGATATGACCAGTAGGTTATGGTGGCTAATGTGCTTAATGTTCGGCAGTCATTACTAAGCTCACTGGCGGTATTTGTGCTACACTTACACTATGTTTTAGCATGTAAATTAAATTCTGCAAGcattatattttaaacaaaccCTCTTAATTCTAAACTCCAGgcttctttaaatgttttccaaCTTTGTCCAAAGGTGATGCCATCCGTGGTGCCTATCCAGGCATTAACCAGAATGGCTTTGGCTTCAGCACCATTGATCGTGACAATGACGGCTGCTCCCCATGCATCTTTGGTGACATTGCTCAAATGGACTGTAGCTCTTCAGaaggtggtggttggtggttcaGCCGCTGTGGCTCTGCCAGTCTGAACGGCGACTGGCATCCTACTGGTAACCACATCGGTTGGGCGTCAGGCCTCCATTGGGGAACCTGGAAAACTCCCATGCCTTACTCCATGAAGGCCACCAGAATGATGatccagtctgtgtgtgaggaCCCAACCTACATTTAACCCAAGACAGGCTGGCTTCTcttgtatttttaaatgcaaaaatgtttaggtttttttttttaacactggcCATATGCttcattgtttctttgtttccagtctCAGAAGTCGATTCTGAAGTGACAAGATGAGTCAGTGAGTTATCCGATCCAAAAATCTACATTACAATcaagagaaaaatatatttgtacCTAGAAAGAGGTAAATGATGCATGTCCCCAATGATTCATTCAAGTTGAACAGTTAACAGTTTTTTGAATGATGTAAAATTACAGAAGGTGCATTAATCAGGTTAAAAGTCTGAAGAAACAAGACGAGTCAGTGAGTTATTAGATCCGAAGAGAGAAATTTACATTACCATGAAGATAAAAGAATATTTGTACCCTGAATTATTATCTataaaccacaacaacaatTGCACTTAAGAAAACTAGGTTAAATAACCATGATCACATTGTACCTTAGAGTCAAACCAGCAGAGAGGGTATCTCTTAAACAGCTGCTAGATGTACATGTTGAAATTCCAGCTAATTGTAATTGGAACCCTATTGTAAATTCGGGCTCATTGCTTCTGTATGGAAATTTTATGGCAACATTAATGTCATCTGCTTACCCAACCTCAACCTGGCATGTAGCTGCTTTCCATTctattatgtttctgtttcttttttgtgctCAGTCAACTTTCCCATAGTTAGAAATAGATTAGAAAAAGTTAGCCTAGTGTGAAAAATGCAGCAGTTGTTAGAGGCGGCATGTAAACTTGCATTGTGTGCTTGAATCCACACTCTTGTCccccaacaaacacatttatagcCACTCTTTTAGGGACATATGTATGACAACAGAACATTGATCATATTCTTAATGATGGGAGGTTCTGGATGAAGGTTGTACAGCAGGTGGTGGGCCAGGGTCATCTTCCAGATGGACATTCACTCCTTTGAACACAGTTATGAGCACCTTATCATGCTGCAGTTAGTACCAGTCACTCTTAGTTAGATTAGTGCGTCATCAATTGTCAAAGCTTTGAGGTTTGCGGTTCAGATGACAGTTGCCACCGCATATAGACCTCAATTGGAAAAGAGCTAAAGTGAGCCCAGATGGCAATAACTACGATTGTGTTGGTGCCTCCAAATAAGCCATCTAGTTCATTGGCAATGTAACACACCTCACTTGTTGGGACAGCTACGTGGTAGTGCTACTTTGAGGTGTTCAAACCACTGCCTCATGGTGGAGTCACTGACTGATAGCAGAAAAGGTGGTGAATTGTTGAACTGCAGTGCCATCTAGTGCTCGCCACACACCCTGGTAGTAATAGCCAGAGAGTCCAGACTTCACAGTCCAGACTTCGTACATGAGACCCCTGGTCTTCATCTTTGGCTGACCTGAGAGGGTGgagttattttacattttgcttATTGTCAATAAATCGCATGCAAACACCAAACCTTGATCACTCCCTTGCCTGGCCTCAAGTCAGATTGTTTCTAGTGAAGGCATAATATCTTTTATGAATGTTTCACAAGTACAAAGTCAATTTATGCACTCTGATGTTTAtcaaaatgcagaaataaacaagtttgCTGAAATTGTCTGAAAATGCATTCTGAGGATAAAACTCAGTATTTATAGACTTAAATTGTGTAGAAATGTTGTATGATCAAAACTGTATAGGATTTTACATATCCAGACCTCATCTATGTCACCAAATGTATGAATATAGAAGACTGTTGAGATGAAGATGTTCCTGCAAGCtcttaaatacttaaataaaacGCAAGCAAAGTGACAATTGTTTGGTTGTTGTGTATTATAGTGGTACACTGATACATGCAAATAGTAAATGTTCCCTCCACACAGTTCTGAGAAACAAAGTGCTTATTTTGGTGGATAACAGCTGGTATAAAGTGATTTTATGGACTACTTATGGAAGACTAGATACACTGCTAGCAGCTGGTGCCACCACCATGAACTTCTGGCCTAGTGAGCCGTACTCCCAGCGCTCTTCTCAAATTGCCCTGAATACATCTCACAGCAGGCGAACACATTAAGTTTTGAATTATTATACACAGTGGTAACAGTAGTAAAAATTGTACTTTACCTTCCTTTTCTGGCAACACGGTTACACTGGCAGGTCCTGAAGTCTGAATGGAGACTTTCATGTTGACACCACTGAAGAAAAGAACACTAAAATGTGAACCAACCACTTTAAAGTTCATTTAACATTACGCTAAcctataaacatttaatttagcaAGTTAAAGGTCGACTTTGTCAGATTAAGGGGGCccaatttacacacacacacacacacacacataaatggcAGACATGTGATACAATATGCAGAATTGTGCTGTcactgtataatcacctgaaacaaagaatcatgtttttgtctgcCACGTTGAACAATTTCTGGGGAGCGTGAGGCGAGGCAGCTACAAtcttaaaatattattttattagacgccacaaaaaaagaactttaaagCTGTACTagtattttaatcttttttcgTCGTCTTATCACTGTGCAAGGTGTcatttgtagtgtgtgtgcattctttttatgtttatgaacGCTCAAAGTGAAATGTAGaaatttaaagtaaaacaaatcacagcaaaTAATGTTCAGTTTCCATAATGATAATTTTGAAATTTCCTATCAAGGAGATGTGGATTTGGTCACAGAAATTTTGTCATATCAGTGAGACAAATAATGTccataaaggtccagtgtgtaacattaaGGAGGATTTATCAGCAGAATTTGAatataatttttatgttttcatttgtatagAATCACTTGATAATAGGAATGGTTGTGTTTTCATCACAGAGTTCGCCATATTGCATTACAATGTTTCTACATtagcccaaaatggacaaaccaaacaatggGTCTAGATACTTTGCATTTTTGtagaaaaaatgcaaacaagtACTTTTTAACATCACCTTGACTTGAGCTTTTCCTTCCCAGAGTGAAGAGAATAGAGCAGAATAACTGCCATTAAGATTATCCACAATTTGACCAGCCACACCTGCGTCAATCAAAATTGGATTTTCAGGCCAAGCAATGGAGTCTAGTAGAAGGGTTTCCTCCAGAGCATCCTCTGGGGAACGTGGCTTGAAGGTGCAAAAGCTGGAATGCATGTCAGTGGCAGTGGAAACTCGTGGGATAAGAACTATTGATCTGTTAGCTGCAgaaatttctgtcttttccgTTTCCGTTATTAAGATTGTGCAAGGCAAGAAATTGAAATTTTCAGGTAGCTTGTATGAGCAACCAGGCCATCATTTAGCCCGCCTCAGCACCACCTGCCCTTCgtgtctttgcccattttgaGATTAGCCGGAAGgcagccaccacactctgagcttcactgcggctcttcagaaacctatgcAGATTAGGGTTAGGTTACCAatacgtccatgttttatatgatCTATAGTGTGAGCTAGACGATAACTACCTGGGGTATCAgttggctttttaaaaaaactgtgcaataataataatggtgcCAGACTTATCCTGCTGCTGTCAACTGAAATTGCATTAATTTGTGACAGTTATACTGAGCCACctttcatttgaaaacaataTCCTGAAATCAGActaatattaaacatttcaaacaggaaTCACCCTCAAAGAGCTCCCACTAAAACCATTTTCTCACCTTCAGGACGTCCATGTTACGTAGCACAAAGATTAAGACTAACACAGccagaaagaggaagatgacGCCATTCTTTGGACAGCAAATGCTGACCTCCCATCTTAAACAAGCTCTGACCTTCATGATCAGTGATCAGTCTTCATCTCTGTCAGCTGTGTAGCACTATGACCAGTTCATCTGGTGCCTAACTTAAAATCGTCATGTATGAGTTTAGTTCAGTCCTTGACTGTCAGGAAAACAAGGCCACAATCTAAAGCAGCAGTGCTTCTTCCCTTGTCATCTGACATGATGATTCATTCTCAGGTGACCCTATCGTGTACCCAGTGCAACataatctaaatgtttttatacataGACACTGCAGTTTTGCCCAATATGACACCACACTCAACAAGTTGCACAAATATCTATTTTGACTCTCATTACACAGATCACAGACACCTGTGTCTTTCTGCTAATTGCagttttcaatatttttcatgtatttctgccaagatgtttttctgcagaCCAGTGATGTATGAACAGATTTCTGGTTCTGCTCACACAATTCTCTGTACTTCtttagccacactagcagcGTACATCCACTTTAGTCCAAACTGGACTTTAGTCCAAACTggaatgtctcaacaactattagaaAAATTGCCATGAAaaattgccatgaaatatgtTATGACTCTTGTGAGTACCATCACTTTTCTGTAGTGATActagtgaaatatctcaacatctggTGAATGGTCTGGCGCACAtttttgtacaaatatttaTGGCCTTTGGACAATGGctccctgatttttttttctatcattaAGGGTTGTTTATCTGAGAGTATACAGTCGTAATATAAGAGAAAAGATCAGACAATATGATCAAATGCACTCAAGGATAAAGTTCATTTTAGGACAGAAGTTACATTTTCTGCAAATCCTGGTTATTTGGTGCCACTGGTTTTCTATTAGTGGCCCATATGCATATGAAACTCATTCACATACTATActaaaaaccacacacacaaaagttgTTACTATGGGTAATGTGAGGATTTCAGTGGAACAGGAAGGTGAGTATGCAAATTAGCAAATTATGTAAATGAGTACATTTACTAATATTACTAATTACTAATATgcatgattttttaaacataaataatagTTTATGTAAAAGGTTTTCAATAATTCTTAGTTTAGCATATATGAAACATGTGATATGTGTGGTTTTCAGTATAGTATGTCAATGAGCCTGGTAATTCAGTGTGTATAATttccaaacaacacaaacataaagttGATTTAGTTCAGCTTTGGTTTGATACAGCAAGCAAGAGTAAACACAGATGAACATCTGAAGCAATTTTGCatagaaacaagaaagaaacaagaagaaatcaAAATATGAGGGAACAAATGCACAGTTGTCAGGTTTCAGGAGCTGCATGACTATTCACAAATAGTCAAAATCCAAAAAAGTTCTTAAATGATCTGCTGgctgtcaggccgggactcaaatgaggactcagatgcagagttaggcagtaagctgttttattcaggacgggaaaaatcctcgactgagtgaggctatgaaaaggccctaaactaaaggaaacaaaaatcactcctaggaggaaaaaacactgaactactctaaataacaaaatcaaaatcactctcaacgaggaacaaTAAAGCTAAGACTAATCGTATTAAAGATTaacgaaatcaaaatcactcataaggaggaaaaacaaaaaggctatgaaacatcaACTAAGGGCGCTCAcaaacgaggctgaaaacacacaagactagatacaaagtaacaaaaggctagactaggaattacaacagaaaatcactcatacgaggaagaaaacaaaagattacTTGAGCTAAGGAGCTGTGACTATGAACTATGGAAAAAGGCTTTGGTGCACGCTAcgaaggacgaaacactttggcacaagacaaagggagacgcagacaatatatacacagggtaatggtgaacaggtggaaacaatcagggcggggaagacaatcagaccggtgacacatgaggaagggcaagtgacctgaaacgagaggagagttaactttcaaaataaaacaggaaatgacaagacataacaaaaacccagcttgacctcaccgcggtgtgacactGGCAAACTCGTACAGtatataaatcaatcaaaagaaaaacatcaaaatctaATGTGTTTCTATTACTGTTTCTACTACCTTTATActtttaaatgcacatttacAGTGGCCTTTTTTATGTGGTCGAATGTGTCTGATGAAGCCAGGGGACTTAAATGCACAACTCAAGTtcttaatataaaaatactacTATAAAATATCTTCACTTGCCAAAACTGTTCACACAGGTAGCCAATTAGAACAGGTAAACAATTCCAGCAGGGAAAAGATGACGATGAGGTCAAAAATCAGAAATCCAACAAGCCAGAAAAGCACACAACAGTAAATAGATAATCCCGTGATGCTGACATTGTACTGAGATGAAATGGCACAGAGTAAAGGAAAAGACAAACGCTAAGTACCTCTAGAGAGGGGAACATAGTGAGACACAGATGAAAGCAATAAGGGCGGGGCAGACAATCAAATTGGTGGGAAACACACAGGCGCAGGAAGTGAAGTGTCAAACGAAAAGTGGTGATaaggaaataaaagcagagtCAGCATGACAAACATGAATGAGTGACCAACACGACCTGAAAACCACGATGAGATGTGTCAGTATGATTATGGAAAATTACTTTAAATATCACAACAATAACATACTGTAATTAAACTCTACATAATATGTATAATTATATAGCATTGGAATATCTACATCTTTCATCACACACCTGCATTGTTGGCCTATCATTTTGCTTCTGTCTTTTAaaatgattctctctctctgcctttaaaACTATTTGATCATTAGACTACAAGGGATTGGTTATCATTACTGTAAATTCTATAACAGTGTCCAGTTTTGATTCACCTCAACCACAAGGGTAACAAGCATTTATCTGAAGGTATGACAGGCCTGTATGACTTTATTCCTCCGTTCCTCCGAGTATTTGATCTAGCACGAAAACCTATTGTGTTTATCTTCCCTTGTTTGCTTGGTAAGTTTTTGCACCACATCATGTTGTTATACAAATCTACATGCCCATATCATTTTCAGCTTACTAATTGATTTAAAACTGTAATCCAGGCTTTGTATTGTCAAAAATTTAGGTGATAGACAAGACAAGCAGTTACAATGATGTATGTATAGATATGATAAGaagaaattcaattcaattaagCGTAAGtaacgtgagtgtgtgttggatgtTGGGGTGTGGAGCGAAGAGCATTACATGCCTCataaaaggaataaataaatcaattgaataaaaataactaaacaatCTATGAACATCCCAGCAGGTGcaacaattattattacattgCGTTCTTTCCCACTCTAACCAGTCCACTTCCACTCTATCTCACTGTTCCTCTCACAGTCTTCTCACATTTCAAGCCAAAACAGGCTCTGCGGTCACGACTGTGACAGCCGTGattattgttaaaaaacaaaaagaaagatttcACACGTCTTACTGAAGATCCAAAGTGAACAAAGTAGTCACAGCTGGAGGATCCACTAcgagcatgttagcatttagcaaaTAACCAGACCCAGTTTGCTCCAGTTTTGTACGGTACAATTAATTTAATC is drawn from Larimichthys crocea isolate SSNF unplaced genomic scaffold, L_crocea_2.0 scaffold268, whole genome shotgun sequence and contains these coding sequences:
- the LOC104922654 gene encoding angiopoietin-related protein 5 codes for the protein MKSLVGYCLFTLAFLLSFTEQAKKPQAAVTSQGTDCTQIKALSPQASSGVYVIQPPGVKTPFKVYCEMRSDGGWTVMQRRSGGAVSFDKKWAAYKNGFGHMTQDHWLGLKNVFCLTKNKTKKWTLRVDLWDHEGGTAHALYRNFRLSSEKKAFRLHVGKYTGNAGDAIRGAYPGINQNGFGFSTIDRDNDGCSPCIFGDIAQMDCSSSEGGGWWFSRCGSASLNGDWHPTGNHIGWASGLHWGTWKTPMPYSMKATRMMIQSVCEDPTYI